Genomic segment of Thermoplasmata archaeon:
GGCGCTGCAAGGAAACCTGCAACGCCCATCCTCTCTTTCTTTGTAAGCGAAATTACTTCCTTCACGCTAAAAAGAGGATGTGGCTCTAGTTTTCTCTCACTTGCTGGCACATCAAGGTCGAACATTGCACTGACCACTGGAGAGAAGTCAAATAAATTGAACACATAGGTACCTTCCGCTGGGAAAAACACTGTGTTCCAGTTTTCAAACGAGAGGCCTTTTGCCTGCATATTCGCCTTCAATTTCTCGTTTGTTTTTATGGCAGTAGTGTAGTTTTTCTCATACCCAATTGCTATGTCTGCAATGCCATCAGTAAGCAGGTAAAAGGTGCTTTTTCCAACATCCTTGTAAAAATTCTCGCCCACACCTTTTCCGAGCCGATTCAACGACCCATAGCTCACTGTCAGCAATTCTGCACCCATATTAGGTAAGAGAGCAATATTTACTCCCCTGTAAATCCCCATATTCCTCAATCTTCGTCTTATTGCCGTCACTGTAGAAAGCTTCAGTTTGGTCATTTTCGCAATGTCTTTGTCTGTTGAACTCGGATATTTCGCGATGTAATACAGAGCATATTTCTCCTTTGGTGTTAAGATGTCCTTTCTCCGCATGTGCATAAGTATATCATAGAGAGATATTAATTTTTTGGTTTTGACATGAGCCTCTATTATTCTAAATTTTAGATTTATTGCTATTTAGATTTGTTATTGAGTCTATTAGCACATTCCCTATCCCATCCCCAATAACCTTTATTTATACTCTCAGTTATCAGGTAACTATGTACCTGCGAATTTCCAAATCTGAGCTGGCTAAAATCCCCTCAAAACTTACGAAAGAAAAGGTTGCGGGCTTGATAGACCACACGGAGCTCAAACCCCATGTTCTGACAAAGAAAATTCATTCCTTATGTGACGAGGCAGAAAGATATGGATTTGCATCCATTTGTGTGAATTCTGCACGTGTAAATGAGGCAGTGGAATACATTAAGGCAAAGGAGTACGATGTGCTCGTGTGCTCAGTTGTGGGCTTCCCGCTTGGACAGATGAAAATTGAGGCAAAGGCATTTGAAACAAAGCTAGCAGTGGAAGATGGTGCTGAGGAAATTGATACTGTGATAAATGTAGGAAAACTGAGGGAGCTAAGCACTGCGAAAGGTGAGGAGAAAGAGAAGATACATGCCTACCTTTTAAAGGATGTTGGAGAGGTTGTGAAAGCAGCGGATGGCAAAACTGTGAAGGTAATTTTAGAGACAGGTTTTCTCACAGACGAAGAGATTACCGAGGGCTGCAAGATAAGTGTTGAGGCGGGTGCCCATTTTGTGAAAACATCGACTGGCTTTGGGCCAATGGGCGCGCTTCCTGCACATCTGAAGTTGATGCGAGAGACAGTTGGTAGAAAGAAAGGAGTGAAGGCATCTGGAGGCGTTACAAATTTTCTTGATATGTTGCGATGCATCTATGCTTGTGCAAATGAGGATGAACTTCTAAATCCAGTTTACTTTAGAGTAGGCACAAGCTCTGGCATTAACATCGTGAACACTGTTTCCTGGCTCAAATACACTGATAACTGGCTTATTGATGAGGTTCCATGCAGATACTGCCCGAGTAATTTTGTGTCAAAGTTGCCAGAGGAGATAAAAGAGTATTATGTGGCAAAGTGCAGGAATTGCCAAATTCTGACGCCAGTTGAAATTGAGGAAAGGAGGAAGCATCACAAACTGTAGGAGGCGAAAAAATGAATGGATGGTGTGGAAAATTATTGAGAGTCAACCTTACTGAGAAAACTGCGAAAGTTGAGAAATTAGACGAAGAAATACTGCGAAATTTTATTGGTGGCAGGGGTTTAGGTGCAAAGCTTCTTTTTGATGAAGTGAAGCCGGAGACAGAACCACTTTCACCTGAAAATAAGCTGATTTTCACAGTGGGACCACTCACAGCTACAGGTGCACCGACTGGTGGTAGATATTCAATAACAAGCAAATCTCCGCTAACTGGGACAATCTTTGATTCGAATTCTGGGGGGCATTTTGGCCTGGAAATTAAAAAGGCGGGTTATGATGCAATTGTGATTGAGGGGAAAGCAGAAAAACTCACTTATCTCTTTCTTAACGATGAGAATGTACGATTTGAAGATGCTTCCAGCATGGCAGGATTGGATACACATTCAACCACGGAAAAAGTGCTCTCAGAAACAAACGAGAAGGCAAAGGTGGCTTGCATTGGTCCAGCTGGCGAAAAGCTAGCGTTGGTCAGTTGCATAATCAACGACAAACACAGGGCAGCAGGTAGAGGAGGACTGGGTGCAGTTATGGGTTCAAAGAAGCTGAAGGCAATTGCAGTGCTGGGCTCAGGGACACCTGTGATTACACATCCAGACAGATTTGAGGCAGCGAAAAAACTAGCTCTGGAGGCAATTGCGAAAAACCCAGTGACAAAAGATGCATTGCCAAATTATGGGACTGCTATTCTTGTGAATATCATCAACGAAATTGGGGCATTGCCCACAAGAAACTATCAGGAAGGAACTTTCAAGGATGCGGATGCAATCTCTGGTGAAACTCTACGTGAGCGAATTTTCGTGAGGCGAAGTGCGTGTGCACACTGTCCAATAGCGTGTGGGAGAGTAACAAAAGCAGGAGGCGAGGAAGGAGAGGGGCCAGAATATGAGACAGTTTGGGCTTTTGGTGCTGATTGTGGCATTAACGACATTGAGAAGATTGCTCTCGCCAACTACAAGTGCAATCGCTATGGGCTGGATACGATTTCAACCGGCGCTACAATCGCCTGTGCAATGGAGTTGAGCGAGAGAGGTGTGATTACTGACTACATAAGATTTGGAAATGCAGATACAGTGCTCCAGCTCATTGATAAGATTGCAAATTTGGAGGGAATTGGAGAAAAGCTAGCAAAGGGCTCGCTCAGATTTGCAAAGGAGTATGGCGCAGAGGAATACTCAATGAGTGTGAAGGGATTAGAATTGCCAGCGTATGACCCTAGAGGTGTGCAGGGTATGGGATTGTCCTACGCCACTTCCAATCGTGGTGGCTGTCATTTGAGGGGTTACATGACTGCACCAGAAGTGCTTGGTAATCCCTACATGACTGACAGATTGAAAACCGAGGGAAAGGCAGGGCTCACTGTGTTGCTCCAGAACATCTCTGCGGCTGTAGATTCACTCGTGCTTTGCAGATTCTCACAGTTTGGTTTAAATCCTGAACATTATGCAGAAATGCTTTCCGCTGCAACTGGCGTTGAATACACAGACACCGATTTGTTGCTTGTGGGTGAAAGAATTTACAATCTTGAACGGCTGTACAATGTGAGAGCTGGTGTTGTGAAAGACACGCTGCCAAAACGGTTACTCACGGAAAAGCTGAAGGAAGGCCATTCAAAAGGGTATGTCGTGGAGCTGGAAACCATGCTAAAGCAATATTATGAAATAAGGGGCTGGGATGAAAATGGTGTGCCAAAAGAAGAAACGGTAAAACGAGTTGGTTTGTAAGGTGAGAACATGCTCATAGAAATAGAAAAACTAACAATAGAGAGCTTTCTTGAAATTTTTGAGAAAATTCAGGAAATAAAGAGGAAAGCAGGGATAGAAGGTGTCTTGAACAATCCCCCAGACCTTCTTGAGCGTGCAAAGCTTTATGGAATACAGTATAAAAACGGGTCCTGGGGCTGGGCTTCCAATATCTGGAGCAGAAGTGCAGAAGGAAGTGTGGTGATAGAGAAAAACGAGGACTTGAAGCTAGAACACAAGGAATTGATGCGAACTGTGCTTGAGCAAATTCTCTGCAGGAAGCTCATCCGGGTAGATGCAACTCTTGGAATGCCTGGAACTCCTGTAGCAATGCATGCCCGACTTTATGAGGATGCCCAATTTCCAGACATTGCCTTCCGCTGGAAGGAACTGAATTTTCCAGCATCACCAGATGAGAAGCCAGATGCTATAATCTTCCACATTCCCCACTATCTGGAAAATCCAAATGTGCCTGGGAAAAAAGAGATGTTAAAGGTACTTCGTTTTCCCAACCATAATTACACAATTATAACAGCCACTTCCTATCAGGGGGAGGTGAAAAAAGGTTTCTTGACTCACTGGATAAACTTTGTTTACCAGAAAGGGGGCACAGGTGAGCATGCCTCCCTCAAGGAATTTACAGTGAAGCGGGTGGATGGCAGCGAGAAGAGAATTGCAATGTGCGTCTGGGGATTAAGCGGGAGTGGTAAATCAA
This window contains:
- a CDS encoding aldehyde ferredoxin oxidoreductase family protein, whose protein sequence is MNGWCGKLLRVNLTEKTAKVEKLDEEILRNFIGGRGLGAKLLFDEVKPETEPLSPENKLIFTVGPLTATGAPTGGRYSITSKSPLTGTIFDSNSGGHFGLEIKKAGYDAIVIEGKAEKLTYLFLNDENVRFEDASSMAGLDTHSTTEKVLSETNEKAKVACIGPAGEKLALVSCIINDKHRAAGRGGLGAVMGSKKLKAIAVLGSGTPVITHPDRFEAAKKLALEAIAKNPVTKDALPNYGTAILVNIINEIGALPTRNYQEGTFKDADAISGETLRERIFVRRSACAHCPIACGRVTKAGGEEGEGPEYETVWAFGADCGINDIEKIALANYKCNRYGLDTISTGATIACAMELSERGVITDYIRFGNADTVLQLIDKIANLEGIGEKLAKGSLRFAKEYGAEEYSMSVKGLELPAYDPRGVQGMGLSYATSNRGGCHLRGYMTAPEVLGNPYMTDRLKTEGKAGLTVLLQNISAAVDSLVLCRFSQFGLNPEHYAEMLSAATGVEYTDTDLLLVGERIYNLERLYNVRAGVVKDTLPKRLLTEKLKEGHSKGYVVELETMLKQYYEIRGWDENGVPKEETVKRVGL
- the deoC gene encoding deoxyribose-phosphate aldolase; this encodes MYLRISKSELAKIPSKLTKEKVAGLIDHTELKPHVLTKKIHSLCDEAERYGFASICVNSARVNEAVEYIKAKEYDVLVCSVVGFPLGQMKIEAKAFETKLAVEDGAEEIDTVINVGKLRELSTAKGEEKEKIHAYLLKDVGEVVKAADGKTVKVILETGFLTDEEITEGCKISVEAGAHFVKTSTGFGPMGALPAHLKLMRETVGRKKGVKASGGVTNFLDMLRCIYACANEDELLNPVYFRVGTSSGINIVNTVSWLKYTDNWLIDEVPCRYCPSNFVSKLPEEIKEYYVAKCRNCQILTPVEIEERRKHHKL
- a CDS encoding helix-turn-helix domain-containing protein → MRRKDILTPKEKYALYYIAKYPSSTDKDIAKMTKLKLSTVTAIRRRLRNMGIYRGVNIALLPNMGAELLTVSYGSLNRLGKGVGENFYKDVGKSTFYLLTDGIADIAIGYEKNYTTAIKTNEKLKANMQAKGLSFENWNTVFFPAEGTYVFNLFDFSPVVSAMFDLDVPASERKLEPHPLFSVKEVISLTKKERMGVAGFLAAPEGTDVVVSDKTKLSRQAVASMRRRFANKVILPARDLSLEKLGLEVVALTHDRFNIGIEMEKKNSILAEALTEIPAFFAVASNTDGVYLSAHRSYGEYVECHRKRLGVIAKANPKMVETTTTVLYSVKHLTRVRDYTFLEMATEFLGLPKL